CActgtcatcttcctcctcctcctcctcttcctcctcctctccccccagcCCCTCCTCATCCCCACGCTGGGGGTTTCGGGCTGGACAGTGCTGCATTAGCACACGGGGGTTAGGGCGAAGGTTGGCAGAGGAGGCCGTGATGGCCTGCAGCTTGGGCACAATGGATGTCCCGTGGAGCTCTTTGGTGGGCCTCTGTAGCGTGACAGTGAGGTACGATCCCCGGATCTTGGCTTTCTCAACTTCAGACAGCTCCTTTTTGCCGCTGGGATTGTTCTCCTTTTCCCGTACCATGGTGCGCTCTGTGGCCTGTAGCCGCAGCAACTGCCGCCGTTTGAAGCGCTCATCACGGCTGGCACTGTGGTGGTCGCTGGGGCCAGCCCCAGGGGATGACCGAGTCACCATACCCCGGGGAGAAACCGGGTCGTGGATGAGTTGCAGCATGGAAGTAGGAGAGTGAGGCGGGGGTGTGAGGGGCTCCTCGCAGCTCCTCAGGGGCCGTAAGACTTTGGCTTGTACAGCTTCTTCATCGCTCTCTTCTATTTTCCGCTTCTGCAAAATGcccagaaaagaaacaccagtgcttcctttttttctaaacCCTTTACAGTAACAAGGAGAACCTCAGAGAAGCCAGGTCACTGCTGCCAAAGGGGGCCATTTCCTCAGAGCCTGTGATCCAGACTGCCAAGATCTGTTGGCAACAGCTCACACCCAGGTCATAGAATGTTGATTTCAGAACACAAAATACTGAAATGTTCACTTAGGAAAACTACCTGTGAGAAAGGCTTGTGTCCAAGTATAGAGGATGAAATCTAGAATATAAGGCTTCTTGATTCTATACCCTAGATTATTCATTGCACCTCAAGTTTTGagcatttggggggggggggttaaaaaatataatttttgcaTTACAATTCTATTCTTTGTATAACTTGACCATTTTTACTTCTGTCTCTAATTTAGCTCTTTTACAATCAAGTGATGAATCCACGTTGATGAAACAACTCGTCTAACCATGGACAAAGAAGCAGGGGCAGAGTACTAGACTTCAGTGCCTTTCAGCAGTCAGCGCTGCATTATCTCAGTTCACCTCTCCATGAGGAACCGTGCCACTGCAGAGAGACCTGCTTATGATTACAGTGAAGAATCCCACAAGGCCAAGACCTCATCTTGTAGTACCTGTGCCTGCTAGACACCTGGCCTTTCCTGCAACCACTACTGGCTACGCTGAGACAAAACTCAAGTCAACAAACGCTACTAAATACCGAATTAATACGACAGATTTTCCATAAGGAGACATTCCGTCACCAGCAACAATCCTGGTCTGTATTTCTTTTGTTCCTTACATTTTTGGTCACTATGGAGGAAATGCAATCTTTGTTCTGGAGGCTAGTTTTCACAGCATATTAAAATGTAACAAAAGCATAGCACCTGCACCCTCAACAGCACAGTGAAGACAAATTTAAAAGCTGCTAGTCCAAGAATGTGCAATGAGAACTTGTGGTAGTCGTCAGCTCTACAAACCTTCATCCTCAAAAATATTTCAACTGGCATGGAGCAtaaacctttaatctcagcaccagggaggcagagactgttgggtctctgtgaattcaaagccagcctaatctacatagcTGAGTTTCAGggcagagccaaggctacacagtaagaccttgtctcaaaacaccaaaacaaaaatcttgaCTAAAATTTCAACTGCCCCAGAGCCTAAGTGGAAGAACTAAAAAGACAAGCAATTGTCTTCATGCTTCATCCTCATGCCTGTGCAGGGTCCCTGAAGAGCTGACAGGAGGTAGCCATCTCCTGCTGTCTGTGCCCTCAACTGCTCTAACCTTGCCAGCATGAGTAACCAGAGTTTCTTTGGCTGATGTTTCTAGTCACCAATAGGCCAACAACTTTAGCTGTCCTGGGCTAAGGTCATGAAGCTAATACCCACTCTCTCTAGCAGACTGGCTACTTCTGAACTGTATATTTGGGCTCATGGGGTAGGTAAAGACAAAGATGTAAagatgacaaaaaagaaaaacgaaggggaaaaaaaaaaaaaaagaaagaaaaggaaacctgtTTAACCAGAAATGCTAGTGTATAAATCCAGTATGTAACAGCACCACAGGCCAAGCCTGCCTCCCTGTCTAGTTACATTCCACAGGACAAGGCTGCATTCTTTAACTCAACAGCTCAGAGATGGTTCCTGCCTTTCTAGTACACTACAGAATAAAAGGACATCAAAATTCCCGAGTGGAACAGTGTTTAGTGATAGAAaaagcaaaaactaaaacaaaagaaaccccccaaaaaacaaaaccaaaaataaaaaaaccaaaaacaacaaattggagggggaaggagagtaaTCAAAAAGGGAAGATAAAAAAgatgttaaacaaacaaaaccaaaataatctTGGTCACAGAAAGCCCCTGGATAGTACAGCAACCTACCCGAGTGAACATTTCCTTTACCTGGGCTTTCTCCGAGCTGTCTTCCTGGTAACACTTTGGACACTCCCAGCAATTTGGCAACTCCTCGTTAAGCAACCCCTCTCCATCCATCTACAGGCAGATAGGGATGTTAAAAAgaaggcaattttttttctgccttctacATGACACAGTTAACACAGGTAGGAAGCACCTGCAAGAGTCATCCATTTTTAGACATACTGATCTACATGGGAATTAAAGACTGAGTGCTACTGAGCAGCAAACAGTGCTAACACCCCCTCCATGCCACTGCTAACTGGCTACTCAAGACACTGTGATTCTTGGCTGCATGACAAATGAGGCTCCCTAGTTTTCAGGGTCTGGGCCAGTTCAGAGTTGTGTTTCCTCTCCTAAACATCATATGTTAATGGCACCAGACCCCATCTTGCTATGTGGGCAAACTACTGACTGCTGAGATTCAGAGGTCTATAGTTGAGTTTCAGTGACCTAGCGTTCTCAACTGAAAAATGTAGATACATATAACAATGCATCAACTCAAATGCGTGAGGTATAATAACAAACCCTGGTTTGTGTTAAGAACTAAATTCAAAGTGCTAACAGCTGGATTTGGTGGCATTTCCTGTAATTTCAGTATATAGGAGGCAGGggtaggggcagaggcaggggtaggGGCAGAGGCTTTGGCAGGATGATTTCAGTAAATTCAAGGTCAACTtaatctacaaagtaagttctgaCCCAGCCATaactacacaaaataaaaaagaaagctgttCAGAAAAGTGCTTAGTATTTAACACTTCCTTGAAATTTGTCACAGGGAAGATAGTATTTTaccaattcttttctttctttctttctttctttctttctttctttctttctttctcacaccGCCTCTTGGGTCAGGATGTTAATAGTAGCTCAGACTGCCTTAAACTTAGAATATTTTTGCCACAACTCACAAAATTCAGGGtctacaggcatatgccacttaAATTCTAGCTTTTATCAATTCCAACACACATATTTTTTCAACAATCCCCCTTCCccaacacatacaaacaaatcagggtttctctgtgtagccccggctgtctgTTCtattcactctgtagacgagactggcctggaattcatagaattcttcctacctctgcctctcaagtgttgggatttaaGGTTATGTGCCACAGCCACCCTGCTACTTTTCTTGAAATTGTGCAGACTGCCATCACTGACAATGCCTCGGTGGAAGTCCTTACACAGCCGACACTTTCTGTGAAAGCCAAAGTACCAGCGCCTATGCATATCTACCTATACACCTACTTATCTACCTGCCCACCTTTGAGTGGGGGGGAGGGAAAAAGGGTCTTACTATGTTACCAAGGCTGATTCAAACTAAagccatttatttttttcacctcAGAGTCACCATACCAGTTAGTCATATAACTGAGACCTAATTTGACAGATCCAGTTTCACAGGCTTCTCATAAAGATTCAtgggaggggggaaaaaaaaggcatgtaaaacagcagtggtggcatatgcctttagttCTGgtactgtggaggcagagacaggaggatctttgtgaattcgaGGACAGTGTGGtttacagagtgagatccagtgcagccagggctacacagtgagactctatctcaaaacaaaaccccaaaatacaaaccacaacaacaacaaaaaaaacacctttttttCTTTGGATATGTATCAGAATCACCTAGAGGACTCTGGGAACATAAAATTTAAGCTAGATCACATGACTCCATTTTTGAGGTTGAGTTATAACCACCCCCTCTTTTTGCCACCACCCCTGAAGCCCACATCCTGAGATAGAATGAAAGATGTGGCAGAGATAGATGCCTGGGAGCTTAAAGCATCCTCAAACATGTCTTCAAGTTTCATGATAATAGCCTGGAGACTTCACACACAATGTCCAGAGGCCTCTTAGGCATGTCCCAGTACACAGTAGGTACAGTAACAGCTTCTACTGGCAGGTGTTCCACTCTTGTCAAGGGAGGGCCTTTAGGCATCTCTTTACCTGGAGGCAGCCAGGATGAACTATCTCATTGCATATGCAGCATTCCATGAGCTTCTTCTCAAAGTCTTGTGTTTCTTCATTCTGATCCACTTCTCCACAGAGAGAACACGTAACTGAATGAGGCAGTCTGGGCTACAAGAGAACAAAGATCAGCAGACCAGATTTAGAACCTTTAAATTTCATATTCCCTTTAAATAAAGATGGGAGACTTGGTTCACCTGGGATGCACAAAGACAAGGTAGTAAGCAGGGAGGGTTTTGGTGGGAAAATGACTAGGAAAGAAGACTGGGGACTTAACTGCCCAGGAACTAGACTATCAGAGGTAATTAAGTCACTCTTTGTTGGCTTGTCTTTGGCCTCACAGGTCCCTTATTAAAAAGGGGACAGAAAACAGTGACTTGCTCTCCAAAGGCTGGTGTCCTATTTGAACATTAGGTAAGTAGGGCCATAACATTAGATTATTTTTACTATGGATATCTTTCTTCTAAACCAAGGGAGAGGAGCTCCATCTCAGCAGAAACTTTACACATTATAGTTTCTCTGGCACCAGCAGAGAAACTCTGGCACCACTTcttgcaaagttttttttttacccaGATCACTTACTGCTAAGCACTGTCGAAGGACACAGGATTGCTTCATTCGTCCAGGCCCACCAAACTTCTTCATATCCCTGCAGTAGTGGCAGACACCACATTCTCCTTGCACACATGCTTTGCATTTCCTACAGCGCACTCTCCTCCTCCGGGCTCCTGACACAAtgggggaggcagcagcaggcctTACAGGTGTTAAACGTGGAGCTGGCTTCATGGTGTGAGGCTTTGTGATGGGAATGGTAGGAACCCTTACCTTTGGCCTGGTAGGGAATTTAAGCtggaaaaagaaagcagttaAGGTCAATCATATCTGGTTACTTTAAAACTGGAGAGGGCAGAAGATTACATGGCTATGTACCTGGCCTAGGACTTGACAAATCTGCCCCctgcctatttttaaaaataaatttataaaataattaataaaaaaataataaaatgagccatgtcatttatttatgtattatctATGGGTGTTTTCAAATGCTGTAAAACTGTGACATTCTGTGTAGCATACAAACCCACAGAATCTCAACAGTGATAGAAAACTTTGCCAATCTCTGACCTAATGCTCTGCTATCCTTTTCAATTTAGAGAGCTGTAAGGCTTGGCGGCATtgcaagcttttaatcccagcatttgggaggcagaggaaggtggatctctgagttcaaggccagcctggtctacagagtgagttccagaacagcctggaacacagagaaaaccctgtcttgaaaaaccaaaaagatattACTCAACCCCACACTTTTAACATTCTGCTTAAATACCCCTGGGATGTTATGGCTTTGGAACTTTCAGTTAGGAAACACTGAAAAGAGGCCTAATTTGGCTCATGGTCAGGACAGAATACACCAACTCTGACATAGACAGTAAGGGTAAAAAGTTATAAATGTAAGCTTCACAGGCATGAAAAAAAGTAACTGAAAATTTATTTGCTGatgaaaattctttttaattttcgcTGGGTGGGTGTGATGGTAATCTGGTAATctacctgtcatcctagcacatagaggtagaagcaggccagcttggtgagaccctgtttcaatacAGGGAGGGTGGTAATTCTTGGGATCATGGTTTCACTATAACAAAAACCTTCTAGTTTTAGATACATATGTAGTGCCTTAAATTAGCTTTAAATCCCATTTCACTGAGTTTCTGGGTCAGAAGAAGGGACATCTACTGTGGTCAACCAATGCAAACTAAAGCATCTGAATCTGAAGAGAGGGCTCCAGTATGATAGTTTCAGAAAGAAAATCAattttgagctggagagatggctcagaggttaagagcactggctacttttccagaggtccttagttcaattcctggcaactacatggtggctcaaaaccttctataatgagatctagagACCTTTTCTGGCgtgtaggcagaatactgtatacataataaattaagatttatttattgaaaaaaaaaaaaagaaaaaaagaaagtcaaccTCAAAGAGAGCCAATTACCCTGAACTATGAAGTTAGGAGAGAATCAAGTAATAACTATTAGCACTTTATTTACTAAtttattgagatagggtcttgctatgttaACCCTGACGAACTTATCAAAATCTTCCTCTCTCtattttctgagtgctgggatcaaagaaaggcctgtaccaccattaggtttttcttgtttttgtgaggcaagatctcactatgtagctctggctggcctcaaactcacagagatgcaccagcTTTTGTGCCACCTTGCCTGACTATCACGGCACCAAACAAAACCCATGTTTTTATTTCCAGAATGGTGGTGATTAATTGGCAATAAACTTAAGCGGTTTGAAGATCAAGCATAAGAGTCTCTTACCTTATCCCTTTTTGGCCACTGCACTATAGGAACTCCAGTGAGGGCTAACTTGGGATCACTACTGGCAAGTTCCTCCAGCAAAATCTAAGGATCAAAGAGAAGCAAAAAGTTGAGCACGGTGAACACAAAACCCAAGCACTCTCAACAGCATCCAGACTTGGCCTTATCCCTGCCCCTTCAGCACCAGAGGAGGAGGTTGGTTATATTTCTCCTCCATACAGACTTATTGCAAATCAAGTAAATCAACAATGAAAGAGAAACCTCCAACTATTGCTATCAAGACTTTTAACCTTGGTTGGGTGCATTGCGAGGCGACATTACTACTAAAACTAAGGAAGCAGATCTACACAGTAAATGCTAGGCCAGCCATGGCTAATCAGCGAGACTTTGCCTCAACAAACAACCACAGAGGACAGATTGCTTTGCTCTCAATACCATATCTATATCTCTAAGACACTGAAGCAACTAGGTTCCATATATAGTGTTACAGTGTTACCTGTCAAGCAATTCTACAAAGGATAGTAAAACTTTACATTACTTCTGTACTTCTCTATAGCAGCAattatcagttttgtttttatttgtgagtgtgggCAAAGAGGCATCAAAATGAATGGCGGCTATTAAATTATTAAGATAATATAACCTTCATGTCCTGGTTCAACAGGATATTACTTTTGGTGGACTTACTCATAagctcacacatgcacattccAAGTAATGCTCTACtaatgagctacatccccagacaCAGACTTGTTTTAAGGCTGATTACAGCTGCATACTCTTTGGAGGTTCAcagcgcacgcgcgcgcgcacacacacacacacacacacacacacaagttgagTCTGTTTTGCATTTAAACTATTAATGGAAAAGGAACAGTTTAGATCAATGGTTCTTATGACTTCAATAAAAAGTTTAGATAGCTTAGAAATAACATGACGGTAAGAAACTGCCACTTAAGTGAATCAATCACACTGGTTGACTGTATTTCGAGACAAATCATTTTATGTCTTTGAAAGAGATTCAGAACCACAAACTACCTAGTAGAATAAATCTCCCTTTTGATGACATGAACCACAAAACAACgccacagcaaaaaaaaaaaaaaaaaaaatgtaaatctaaGAGATAGGTTACCCTTGCCTAAGTGTACACACTGTTTcaggaaaaactaaaataaacgtTGACCTAGAAGAACCAGAATACTTGGGTCaccttttgttgttattgtttttaagacttatttattatatatacagtgttctacctgcatgtatgcttgtacaccagatctcattatagatggttgtgagccaccatgtgtttgctgggaattgaactcaggacctttggaagagcagccagtgctcttaacctctgagccatctctccagcccatgcttGGGTCACCTTCAACAAGCATTTTCATAATCAGAACTTTCAATTATTTTCATTCTTAACCTAAAGATCATGTTCTAAATTCCTGAGTTAGGGCTcacaaaaacctgtttacattCTAAAAGCTTCCTCTATTAAGATCCCCCTTTGCCAAATCTCCAGATGCCTCACACCTTCCCCCAAACGGATCTCATTTTCagtcattttatttacttcaagtTGCTATGACACCCTATTCTAGAGCCTCATGTTAGCACCATACTGTGTGGGGGTGAAGAGGCCGGGAGTGGTACCACGTGGGACAAGGTTCTGGTCCTAAGACAAGGTTCTTTCTCCCTAGGGTGAAAAATTCAGGTCCATTCAAAATGTGCAACGAGGAGTGCATGGTTCCCCTCCCCCGCCCTGCGTACGGGAGGACTAGGACTCTGCCCATTTCCTCTGCGGGAGAGAACTGAGCTGTCCACAAACAGGGACTTTCCACTTTCAGCAAAGCAGACTGCACTGAAAGACCTATGATTAAGAGAGTAGAAAAGGAACTTAAGTTCACTGGAATAGTCTAATTCTACCTGTAAGACTTTTTGTAGGGGGCACAGGGAAGGACGGAGAGACACACTGTGTGGGCTGCGCTGGGTGGGGGCAGTTAACATACACACCACTCAATTACTGgggtatgtgtgggtgtggaggGAAATGCAGATTTCCTTCCCAGCCTATATTCGCTGGGGCCAAGTCCGCAATGCTttcagtttaaaagaaaaagaaaaagaaaaaaaaaaaaaaagactctagcTGAGGCCCTATGAGAAACCATAAAAAAGCCACCACCCTCGGCAGTGAGGATTTAGGATCAAGGAGCGGGGATAGGGGTGGGTGGAGTGCGGAAAGGCTGCTGCTTATCTAGGTTCCAGGCATTTGAGAGACCATTCAAACACAGGCCCACACCCCAAAGaacacagaaagggaaagagaactATGGGCCTCTGGTCAAGGAGTAAGTACTCCCCAAAGCCAAGCAACCCAGTTCCAAAGCACATCCCACAAGCTAGAGAACAAGTGTTAACAACGGCTCAAGCAACACAAGTAACACAAGCATTGTCCTAGACTCGCCCAGCAGGCAGTTCCGCCTCGTCTAAGAGACAAAGTCTCTACAGTTACACACACCCAAAACCAGAAAGGGCCTGCCAACCGACCGCCTGACCTTGCATTTCTTGTTTGTTGCTCTGGAGCTGCAGAGGCTCTTGGGTGAAGTTTCCCCAgcgcctttgttttgttttctgtgctgaAGTTGTGCGGAAGGAGTTAGCTTTTCTGCTTCTAGGAAAATCCTGATTTACGTGAAAATCCCGAATCTCCCCAGAGCATGTAAAAGCAGGGCAGTCCCACTGTAACCCTTCAGGCTACTCAGAGCAGCGTGGAGCACTCTGAGCTCCTTCTAAAGCCCTTCAGCTCAGCCGCGGCTTCCTGTGCCTGCGAACAATGCTGCTGCGTCACCCACATGCAGCTCCCAGAAATGCTTTGCAACGGAAGATGGCAGGAGGGGGAGCTCAGCTCGAGTGAGCCAGCCAGGCAGAGGGCCTGGCCGTTCTGCTGCAGAACCCGGAGGGGGTGTGTTTGGCAGCCGCTCGCCTCCTCGTGATTGGAGGAAGCACAGTCGGGGAGGGAGCTTGGCCGTCCCAGGCCCGAGATCCTTCCCTCCCAACACTGCAACCggagaacccagggccacctccAGAGGGCTCTGGGTAGCAGACTTCAGGAGGCGCCAGTGGAAGGGAAGGCTTTAACCTAATCCACAGGCTATGCCTTCATACCCTAGACCACATCTGTCCTTACAGTAGCCCCGCACCACTCCATTCAGAGTCACTTCCTGTCTTAACTGGAGCTCTCTTACACAGGTATCTCTCCTCTCTGggatcccatctctgcctctgagTAGGAAGCTGCAGTAGCTTCCACTATTCCCCAGCTCTTCCTGAATCACCTGTCTACACTCAAACAGCTCCTTCCCACCATCCAGTATTTGTTCAACAACTTCAGAAATACCATAATTACAGGCAACACTGAGATAAAATATGGCTGTTATCAACTATATGTACAGTACATAGCCACTTCTGGTTCTGACAAGGAACCACCAGCAAACTTGAATGCTTTATGCAGCCAACTTTAAGCACttctattgtgaacaaatcaagCTACTCAGGTGCAACTTAAGGTCAGAACACTTTATCCTCTTGATTCTATACAAAGTAGAGGGAGTCAGGGAACAGGCTTTCTCCCCAAGCTGCAGCAGTTTCTCCTCTGCCAATCAGAATCCCTTACCTTCCAGATACCACACCCAAATTTCTGCTTCTAAATCAGTTTTGTCTACCTCATTCACAATCCTAATGCTctccaagtgttggaattataggAATGGCCACCTTCTTATTGATA
This is a stretch of genomic DNA from Meriones unguiculatus strain TT.TT164.6M chromosome 1, Bangor_MerUng_6.1, whole genome shotgun sequence. It encodes these proteins:
- the Kdm2a gene encoding lysine-specific demethylase 2A isoform X3; the encoded protein is MKPAPRLTPVRPAAASPIVSGARRRRVRCRKCKACVQGECGVCHYCRDMKKFGGPGRMKQSCVLRQCLAPRLPHSVTCSLCGEVDQNEETQDFEKKLMECCICNEIVHPGCLQMDGEGLLNEELPNCWECPKCYQEDSSEKAQKRKIEESDEEAVQAKVLRPLRSCEEPLTPPPHSPTSMLQLIHDPVSPRGMVTRSSPGAGPSDHHSASRDERFKRRQLLRLQATERTMVREKENNPSGKKELSEVEKAKIRGSYLTVTLQRPTKELHGTSIVPKLQAITASSANLRPNPRVLMQHCPARNPQRGDEEGLGGEEEEEEEEEEDDSAEEGGAARLNGRGSWAQDGDESWMQREVWMSVFRYLSRRELCECMRVCKTWYKWCCDKRLWTKIDLSRCKAIVPQALSGIIKRQPVSLDLSWTNISKKQLTWLVNRLPGLKDLLLAGCSWSAVSALSTSSCPLLRTLDLRWAVGIKDPQIRDLLTPPTDKPGQDNRSKLRNMTDFRLAGLDITDATLRLIIRHMPLLSRLDLSHCSHLTDQSSNLLTAVGSSTRYSLTELNMAGCNKLTDQTLFFLRRIANVTLIDLRGCKQITRKACEHFISDLSINSLYCLSDEKLIQKIS